A DNA window from Schistocerca americana isolate TAMUIC-IGC-003095 chromosome 4, iqSchAmer2.1, whole genome shotgun sequence contains the following coding sequences:
- the LOC124613346 gene encoding uncharacterized protein LOC124613346, which produces MRKYDKLQQKATDETLTLDRRRTVVNLSSHTLSEATTAILAKGMNFAVAPKRVPKEDIIESVEASVRHLPQAEAEKIRQETVRVLNKAKPPKQNINAEEYHAIKELRDNPHLVVVQADKGNATVVLDTTDYNKRMEDILAEPIYKKLQGDPTAKASMVDTSPPV; this is translated from the coding sequence atgagaaagtacgacaaactacaacagaaagccacggacgaaacattgacgctggacaggcgacggacagtggtcaacctctccagccacaccttgagcgaagcaaccacagcaatcctggccaaggggatgaatttcgcagtcgcacctaagcgagttccaaaagaagatattatagaatccgtagaggcttcggtacgtcatctgccacaggcggaggcggagaagatccggcaggaaacggtcagagttctgaataaagcaaagccaccgaagcaaaacatcaacgctgaggaatatcatgccattaaggaactcagggacaacccccacttagtagtggtacaggcagataagggcaacgccactgtagtcttggacacgactgattacaacaaacgaatggaagatattctcgcagaacctatctacaagaaacttcagggagatccgacggccaag